One stretch of Desulfovibrio sp. UCD-KL4C DNA includes these proteins:
- a CDS encoding aspartate aminotransferase family protein — MSSEIVNKYKSRIAESYNLHRKFVNPSFVRVLEVIGYDRNYVSSEGAYLTDANGKKVLDFLAGFGVYNIGRNHPHVAKVLHDTLDAKTASLVQMDLGVMSGMLAEKLAEIAPGDLEAVFFTNSGTEGVEGALKFARQATGRHKLVHCEHAFHGLTLGSLSVNGNKEFRNRNEPLLPDCSSVPFNDLDALEKALSGGDVGAFIFETVQGKGVFVPEDGYLQGVRELCDRYGTLMIADEVQCGLGRTGKMFAVDHWGVKPDILVISKALSGGYIPVGAIITTRAIHTKIFDSMERCFAHSNTFGQNDMAMAAGLATIEILENEKLSENAAKMGDRIIAGMNKLAEKYEMLTEVRGTGLMIGLQFGEPKSLALKASWKLLHKMNDDLFCQMITMPLLAQHDILSQVAGHGLDTVKILPPLMINDEDVDKFLTAMDAVLNEAHKITGSGWKTVKDLGIRTARTS; from the coding sequence ATGAGTTCTGAGATTGTAAATAAATATAAATCAAGAATTGCAGAGTCTTATAATTTGCACCGCAAGTTTGTTAATCCATCTTTTGTTCGGGTTCTGGAAGTTATCGGATATGACCGGAATTATGTTTCATCTGAAGGTGCGTACCTTACAGATGCAAACGGTAAAAAAGTTTTAGATTTTCTTGCAGGTTTCGGTGTTTATAATATTGGCCGTAACCATCCTCATGTTGCAAAAGTTCTTCATGATACTCTTGATGCTAAAACCGCCAGCCTTGTACAGATGGACCTAGGGGTGATGTCTGGAATGCTTGCTGAAAAGCTTGCAGAGATTGCTCCAGGTGATCTTGAAGCTGTCTTCTTCACCAATTCCGGAACGGAAGGCGTTGAGGGGGCTCTTAAATTTGCTCGTCAGGCAACAGGGCGTCACAAACTTGTTCATTGCGAGCATGCTTTCCATGGTCTTACTCTTGGATCTCTTTCGGTTAATGGTAATAAAGAATTTAGAAATAGAAATGAACCGTTGCTACCTGACTGTTCAAGCGTTCCGTTTAATGATTTAGATGCTCTTGAAAAAGCTCTTTCCGGTGGAGATGTCGGCGCATTTATCTTTGAAACAGTGCAGGGAAAGGGCGTTTTTGTGCCGGAAGACGGATACCTTCAAGGTGTGCGTGAATTATGTGATCGGTATGGAACTTTGATGATTGCCGATGAAGTTCAGTGTGGACTTGGGCGTACAGGTAAAATGTTTGCTGTGGATCACTGGGGAGTCAAACCGGATATTCTCGTTATCTCTAAAGCTCTTTCTGGCGGATATATCCCTGTCGGAGCAATTATTACTACCCGTGCTATTCACACTAAAATTTTCGATTCAATGGAAAGGTGTTTTGCCCATTCAAATACATTTGGTCAGAATGATATGGCAATGGCTGCAGGGCTAGCAACAATCGAAATTCTTGAAAATGAAAAACTTTCAGAAAATGCAGCAAAAATGGGTGACAGAATTATTGCTGGTATGAATAAACTTGCTGAGAAGTATGAAATGCTGACTGAAGTTCGTGGAACAGGGCTCATGATCGGCCTACAGTTTGGAGAACCTAAGTCTTTGGCTCTTAAGGCCAGCTGGAAACTGCTCCATAAAATGAATGATGATTTATTCTGTCAGATGATAACTATGCCATTACTTGCGCAACATGATATTTTAAGCCAGGTAGCAGGTCACGGTCTTGATACTGTAAAAATACTTCCTCCGTTAATGATTAATGATGAAGATGTAGACAAGTTCCTTACTGCAATGGACGCTGTACTTAATGAAGCTCATAAGATTACAGGTTCTGGCTGGAAAACAGTTAAAGATTTAGGAATTCGTACAGCTCGTACTTCATAA
- the ispH gene encoding 4-hydroxy-3-methylbut-2-enyl diphosphate reductase gives MDKVVRAETAGFCMGVDLALNKLDSLIESKERGSIYILGPIIHNPQVLEEYEKKGVITAESPEEIPEGSFAVIRAHGVPQNVEEELRLRGINVIDATCPKVKKAQLLIKRNTTDGRVLLLYGEDSHPEVKGLLSYAPSGTCLFDSTEELKTIELDPKRRYCLAAQTTQDRVVYEEIIKYLESKGLDVIVLNSICDATRQRQEEAISLSSKVDHMIVVGGRISGNTRRLVQVVETAGIRCTHVEMAEELPLEELKKFKKIGLTAGASTPKRLVDSIQQILEKI, from the coding sequence ATGGATAAAGTAGTTAGGGCTGAAACAGCCGGATTTTGTATGGGAGTAGACCTTGCTTTAAACAAGTTAGACTCACTAATTGAGAGCAAAGAACGCGGATCTATCTATATTTTAGGACCGATCATTCATAATCCGCAGGTTCTTGAAGAATATGAAAAAAAAGGTGTAATTACAGCCGAATCTCCTGAAGAGATTCCTGAAGGTTCTTTTGCTGTAATCAGAGCTCACGGAGTTCCGCAAAATGTGGAAGAAGAACTTCGTCTACGTGGTATAAACGTAATTGACGCAACATGCCCTAAGGTAAAAAAAGCTCAGCTCCTTATTAAACGTAACACAACAGATGGTCGTGTCCTCTTGCTTTATGGAGAAGACAGCCATCCTGAAGTTAAAGGTCTTTTGAGCTATGCTCCATCAGGCACATGCCTTTTTGACAGCACAGAAGAACTTAAAACCATAGAGCTGGACCCTAAGAGAAGATACTGTTTAGCCGCTCAGACAACTCAGGACCGTGTTGTCTATGAAGAAATCATTAAGTACCTTGAAAGCAAAGGTCTTGATGTAATAGTACTGAATTCCATATGTGATGCAACTCGTCAACGTCAGGAAGAAGCTATATCACTTTCCAGCAAAGTTGATCATATGATAGTTGTAGGCGGGCGCATCAGCGGAAACACTCGCAGATTGGTTCAAGTTGTCGAAACTGCAGGAATTAGATGCACTCATGTGGAAATGGCTGAAGAGCTTCCTCTAGAAGAACTTAAAAAATTCAAGAAGATAGGACTAACAGCTGGCGCATCCACTCCAAAACGTCTGGTCGATAGTATCCAGCAGATCCTTGAAAAAATTTAA